One part of the Mariniflexile litorale genome encodes these proteins:
- a CDS encoding helix-turn-helix transcriptional regulator, with the protein METAIKPNHIGRKISRIRELRGMKQETLAEALGISQQAVSKIEQSEKVEDDKLEQIAKILGVTKEAIGNFSEELAINYFNNFYDNSFSNSQGTFHPNNCTFNPLDKLLEAHEENKKLYERLLKSEQDKIEYLEKLLKEK; encoded by the coding sequence ATGGAAACAGCAATAAAACCAAATCATATCGGCAGAAAAATTAGCCGTATTAGAGAGCTTCGGGGCATGAAACAGGAAACCCTTGCGGAAGCTCTGGGCATTAGTCAACAAGCGGTTTCTAAAATTGAACAATCTGAAAAGGTTGAAGATGATAAACTCGAACAGATTGCTAAAATTCTTGGAGTTACAAAAGAAGCCATTGGAAATTTTTCAGAAGAGTTAGCCATAAATTACTTTAATAATTTTTATGATAATAGCTTTAGCAATAGCCAAGGTACTTTTCATCCTAATAATTGCACTTTCAATCCATTAGATAAGCTTTTAGAAGCTCATGAAGAAAACAAAAAACTCTATGAGCGCCTATTAAAATCTGAACAGGATAAAATAGAGTATTTAGAAAAACTACTGAAAGAAAAATAA
- a CDS encoding ankyrin repeat domain-containing protein, with protein MSLNTDLVRATKEGDLKKVSELIESGADLNTTVGDSDKRNLLHHASQKGHPKLIEFLIEKGIDINSLDNRKRTPLYLACYDYKVDSAKTLVSKGATINISGEYNPLDMASSNSFYGTEIVELLLENNADVNLICRGTSVTPLMGALHQKKTDALKLLLNAGANTNHIDANGESPLGRISVFEFPEQINLLLDFKAKINFQDRKGNSALHLATERENKKVIEVLIKRGIKVNLKNKNGETAKDIAKKNSPEIFSLICELTNENPKENNQSGILSKIGKLWR; from the coding sequence ATGAGCTTAAATACAGATTTAGTAAGAGCAACGAAAGAAGGAGATTTAAAAAAAGTCTCTGAATTGATTGAATCTGGTGCGGACTTAAATACAACTGTAGGAGATAGTGATAAACGAAATTTACTTCATCACGCTTCTCAAAAAGGACATCCAAAACTGATTGAATTTCTAATTGAAAAAGGTATTGACATTAATAGTTTAGATAATAGAAAAAGAACACCATTATATTTAGCTTGTTATGATTACAAAGTTGATTCAGCTAAAACCCTTGTTTCAAAAGGCGCTACAATAAATATAAGTGGCGAATATAATCCACTCGATATGGCAAGTTCAAATTCATTCTACGGAACTGAAATCGTTGAATTATTACTTGAAAATAATGCTGATGTAAATCTTATTTGCAGAGGAACGAGTGTAACACCTTTAATGGGTGCTTTACACCAAAAGAAAACTGATGCACTTAAATTGCTATTAAATGCAGGAGCGAATACAAATCACATTGACGCTAATGGAGAATCGCCATTAGGAAGAATTTCAGTTTTTGAATTTCCTGAACAAATAAATTTATTGTTAGATTTTAAAGCCAAAATAAACTTTCAAGATAGAAAAGGCAATTCGGCTTTACATTTAGCAACAGAAAGAGAAAACAAAAAAGTAATCGAAGTTCTAATTAAAAGAGGAATTAAAGTCAATCTAAAAAATAAGAATGGAGAAACCGCAAAGGATATTGCCAAAAAAAATAGTCCTGAAATATTCTCACTCATTTGTGAATTAACAAATGAGAATCCAAAAGAAAATAATCAAAGTGGAATATTATCTAAAATTGGAAAATTGTGGAGATAA
- a CDS encoding TlpA disulfide reductase family protein has product MNKILLFLVIISITTLSCNEKKKSESGFSVQLNLTGFKDSTEFKLLDLDKGEFIDSTKIYDNKLNFKGNVKEPFSARIHTIDNKYLILWIENGEIEVQGDFKDFGNSAIKGTPLNTVYVKYREKQKILSERRDSLTQLMIKSMSSKSENAEKEFKKLNLQVKEIDNNMFKIRTKSIASEEPSLYTIKELYFLRNDLKKDSLKLLFNRFPEKYQANKYGQVINTYIQNETLEIGDKYLDISGINNEGENVSLSELKGKYVLLDFWASWCGPCRQENPNLVRLYKKYNKKGFDIFSFSTDDNIKSWEKAVEKDSISWTSVIDKNGSYSKMSALYNVRAIPASFLINPEGIIIAKNLRGKSLENKLIEEIEKNGL; this is encoded by the coding sequence ATGAATAAAATATTATTGTTTTTAGTTATTATTTCCATTACCACTTTGTCGTGTAATGAAAAAAAGAAGTCAGAATCTGGATTTTCGGTTCAATTAAATCTAACTGGATTTAAGGATAGTACCGAATTCAAACTCTTAGATTTAGATAAAGGAGAATTTATTGACTCAACTAAAATTTATGATAACAAACTAAATTTCAAAGGAAATGTAAAAGAACCATTTAGCGCACGAATTCATACAATTGACAACAAATATTTAATACTATGGATTGAGAATGGGGAAATTGAAGTACAGGGAGATTTCAAAGATTTCGGTAATTCTGCAATAAAAGGAACGCCATTGAACACCGTCTATGTAAAATACCGTGAAAAGCAAAAAATCCTTTCCGAAAGAAGAGACAGTTTAACTCAACTTATGATAAAATCAATGTCCTCTAAATCAGAAAATGCAGAAAAAGAGTTCAAAAAATTAAATCTTCAAGTAAAAGAGATAGACAATAATATGTTTAAAATTAGGACAAAAAGTATTGCGTCAGAAGAGCCTTCATTATACACAATTAAGGAATTATACTTTCTAAGGAACGACTTAAAAAAAGATTCTCTTAAACTACTTTTCAATAGATTCCCTGAGAAATATCAAGCCAACAAATATGGTCAAGTGATAAATACCTATATTCAAAACGAAACATTGGAAATTGGGGATAAGTATTTGGACATTAGTGGTATAAATAATGAAGGAGAAAATGTTAGTCTATCTGAATTGAAAGGCAAATATGTATTATTAGATTTTTGGGCATCTTGGTGTGGACCTTGTAGACAGGAAAATCCCAATCTTGTTAGACTTTACAAAAAGTACAACAAAAAAGGGTTTGATATATTCAGTTTCTCAACTGACGACAATATAAAATCTTGGGAAAAGGCAGTTGAGAAAGATTCGATATCTTGGACGAGCGTGATTGACAAAAATGGTAGTTATAGTAAAATGTCTGCTTTATATAATGTCAGAGCTATTCCAGCATCTTTTCTAATTAATCCCGAAGGAATCATAATCGCTAAAAACCTAAGAGGAAAATCATTAGAAAATAAATTAATTGAAGAAATCGAAAAAAACGGTTTATAA
- a CDS encoding DUF2262 domain-containing protein, producing the protein MLPHICEKPMGIFSRFKKKGDVNLSKSDFKTQSEDFEVLSVKVSGDFFEKFPQAKKKDNYTGKSTLITNTAILSLFGNKVKITYNPSEIELNEDKFINQMNRNLNWIANNESEIKIGISKKLLILKNESWLQENESELSKNEFIKRIKLTSISFFGKGNSELIFDDGDLFWEHEIVADLNTKNKLTDVNIRG; encoded by the coding sequence ATGTTACCACATATTTGTGAAAAACCTATGGGAATATTTTCAAGATTTAAGAAAAAAGGAGATGTTAATTTGTCAAAATCCGACTTTAAAACTCAAAGCGAAGATTTCGAAGTTCTTTCTGTAAAAGTTAGTGGAGATTTTTTCGAGAAGTTTCCACAAGCAAAAAAGAAAGATAATTATACGGGAAAATCAACACTAATAACAAACACAGCCATTTTATCGCTTTTCGGGAACAAAGTAAAAATAACTTACAACCCAAGTGAAATTGAATTAAATGAAGATAAATTTATCAACCAAATGAATCGGAATTTGAATTGGATTGCGAATAACGAAAGCGAAATTAAAATTGGAATTAGTAAAAAGTTACTCATACTAAAAAACGAAAGTTGGCTTCAAGAAAATGAAAGTGAATTATCAAAAAATGAGTTTATAAAGCGAATTAAACTAACTTCAATATCATTTTTCGGAAAAGGAAATTCGGAATTAATATTTGATGACGGAGACCTATTTTGGGAACACGAAATTGTTGCGGATTTAAATACGAAAAATAAATTGACTGATGTAAATATTCGTGGATAA